A genome region from Micromonospora peucetia includes the following:
- a CDS encoding heme oxygenase (biliverdin-producing) → MSPTSTPFSAELRAASKEAHQGAESQRYISALVAGDLDRAGYTALVMQHHVIYEALEGAAEAMRHDPVAGPFVDDALTRLPALAADLEFLLGADWHGRIEPSPATVSYAGRLGAVCASSPEQFIAHHYTRYLGDLSGGLHIGRSVARHYGLAGDAGAAFYRFDRITSPKAYKDAYRARLDDLPLDEEGRAALRAEVLVAYRHNTEVFADLARFVPAGDAEVAA, encoded by the coding sequence ATGAGTCCGACCAGCACCCCGTTCTCGGCCGAACTGCGGGCCGCCAGCAAGGAGGCCCACCAGGGCGCCGAGTCCCAGCGTTACATTTCCGCCCTGGTAGCCGGCGACCTGGACCGCGCGGGCTACACCGCGCTGGTGATGCAGCACCACGTGATCTACGAGGCACTGGAGGGTGCCGCCGAGGCGATGCGCCACGACCCAGTCGCCGGCCCGTTCGTCGACGACGCGCTGACCCGACTGCCGGCCCTCGCCGCGGACCTGGAGTTCCTGCTCGGGGCCGACTGGCACGGACGGATCGAGCCGAGCCCGGCGACGGTCTCCTACGCCGGGCGCCTCGGCGCGGTCTGCGCCAGCTCGCCGGAACAGTTCATCGCCCACCACTACACCCGCTACCTCGGCGACCTCTCCGGCGGCCTGCACATCGGCCGGTCCGTCGCCCGGCACTACGGGCTGGCCGGGGACGCCGGCGCGGCGTTCTACCGGTTCGACCGGATCACCAGCCCGAAGGCGTACAAGGACGCCTACCGGGCCAGGCTGGACGACCTCCCGCTCGACGAGGAGGGACGGGCCGCGCTGCGGGCCGAGGTGCTCGTGGCGTACCGGCACAACACCGAGGTCTTCGCCGACCTGGCCCGGTTCGTTCCGGCCGGAGACGCGGAGGTGGCGGCGTGA
- a CDS encoding helix-turn-helix transcriptional regulator: MRASRLLSLLMLLQAHGRMTAAQLAERLEVSTRTVYRDVESLHAAGIPLYGESGHAGGYQLVDGWRTRLTGLTAHEAERLFLAGLPGPAAELGYGAAVAALQLKLHAALPPALADRAARIQERFHLDTPNWYADGDASPHLAEVAEAVWRQRRIAVRYRSWAGEVDRVLEPYGLVLKGGRWYTVAGRPGRDGPATYRVNQVLSLTTLDEEFPRPAGFDLPAWWRAHVVRFRAGLHRDVATIRLSSRGRDRLREIASELVVAAVDDTAGPPDDVGWVTAVVPIESLTHAHGDLLRLGADVEVLAPAALRDRLAATATALAALYAPHPAVIGSGGRAPT, from the coding sequence ATGCGTGCCAGTCGACTGCTCTCCCTCCTGATGCTGCTCCAGGCCCACGGGCGGATGACCGCCGCGCAGCTCGCCGAGCGGCTGGAGGTGTCCACCCGCACCGTCTACCGCGATGTCGAGTCGCTGCACGCGGCCGGCATCCCGCTCTACGGCGAGTCCGGGCACGCGGGTGGCTACCAGCTCGTCGACGGCTGGCGGACGAGGCTGACCGGGCTGACCGCCCATGAGGCGGAGCGGCTCTTCCTCGCCGGGCTGCCCGGGCCCGCCGCCGAGCTGGGCTACGGGGCGGCGGTCGCCGCGCTCCAGCTCAAGCTGCACGCCGCGCTGCCGCCCGCGCTGGCCGACCGGGCGGCCCGGATCCAGGAGCGCTTCCACCTGGACACCCCCAACTGGTACGCCGACGGCGACGCCTCACCGCACCTCGCCGAGGTGGCCGAGGCGGTCTGGCGGCAGCGCCGGATCGCCGTGCGCTACCGCAGCTGGGCCGGGGAGGTCGACCGGGTGCTGGAGCCCTACGGACTGGTCCTGAAGGGAGGCCGGTGGTACACGGTCGCCGGCCGGCCCGGGCGGGACGGGCCCGCCACCTACCGGGTCAACCAGGTCCTGTCGCTGACCACCCTCGACGAAGAGTTCCCGCGCCCGGCGGGATTCGACCTGCCCGCCTGGTGGCGGGCGCACGTGGTGCGCTTCAGGGCCGGCCTGCACCGTGACGTCGCCACGATCCGGCTCTCTTCCCGGGGTCGGGACCGGCTCCGGGAGATCGCCAGCGAGCTGGTGGTGGCGGCCGTGGACGACACCGCCGGGCCGCCCGACGACGTCGGCTGGGTGACCGCCGTCGTCCCGATCGAGTCGCTCACCCACGCCCACGGCGACCTGCTGCGGCTCGGCGCGGACGTGGAGGTGCTGGCCCCGGCCGCGCTGCGGGACCGGCTCGCCGCCACCGCCACCGCTCTCGCCGCCCTCTATGCCCCGCATCCGGCCGTGATCGGCAGCGGTGGACGGGCACCGACCTGA
- a CDS encoding DUF2470 domain-containing protein, translating into MTAPFTPEVVGAVCRHMNDDHPEDSLLICRTLGGQPAATRARATGLDAEGMEFAVTAHDIEVPVRVPFAHRLTERVQIRQEVVRMYREACQQLGLPPRPAG; encoded by the coding sequence GTGACCGCCCCGTTCACCCCCGAGGTGGTCGGCGCCGTCTGCCGGCACATGAACGACGACCACCCCGAGGACTCGCTGCTCATCTGCCGCACGCTCGGCGGGCAACCGGCCGCGACCCGCGCCCGGGCCACCGGCCTGGACGCCGAGGGGATGGAGTTCGCCGTCACCGCGCACGACATCGAGGTCCCGGTGCGGGTGCCGTTCGCCCACCGGCTGACCGAGCGCGTCCAGATCCGGCAGGAGGTGGTGCGGATGTACCGGGAGGCCTGCCAGCAACTCGGGCTCCCACCGCGCCCGGCCGGCTGA